A window of SAR324 cluster bacterium genomic DNA:
CAAGCCACCATGATTCAGAGCCCTGAGGATTTTCTCAGAGTCTAGCTTCGCGCAAATAAGGATTTTGCGCGCATCAATTGTGTGAGAGTTTTCATGTAGACGAACGATTAAGTCCACACCATATGCTCCCGAAAAAGCACCACTGCAAATCAACAAGGACAGAGATGCTTCTTCATGAAGAGTAGAATTCAAGTACTCTTCAGCCTCTTTGAAAATCCCGACACATTTTAATTGGAAGTAGCTTTCCAGAAATGACAGTTCCTGCTTGACCGCATCCAGTAATGCCGTCTGTTCTAAACAGATCAAAATATGCAGATTCTTCTTCATCAAGAATTTGTTTTATAATGAGTATTATTGATTACTCAGCCTCTGGTGTACAAGGGCGAGATCTTGATGAGAGATTTTTAAGGGATCAAAGGAAGGATATTTTGGAGGGAGAGTGCAGCCTCATAAGGACTGCACTCATCATCGGATAAGTCTAGTCGGCTTCGAACTCAAAAACTTCACCCTCTTCACGATATTCATTCAGTTTGTTTCGTAAAGTACGGATGCTGATGCCCAAAATTCGTGAGGCATGGGTTCGATTTCCACCGGTTTCCTTCAGGGTCTCAAAGATGAGCTTCTTCTCTGCTTCCTTCATTGACATCCCTACCTCAATCCCAAGAGGCCCATTCACCGGATTTGAATTTGAATCAACGATAGTTTCTGTTGCTACCACAGCAGGCGAAGAGACTCTTGATGGTGTGGAAGCCGTTGCAGAAGCCAGATCCTCATTAATGGTTCGACTACCCATTTGAGAATGCATCAAGAGATGGTGTGGTAAAATTTCATTCCCGTTGCAGAGCAACATTGCGCGTTCCACCACGTTCTCCAACTCTCTAACGTTGCCACGCCAGTTGTAGTTTGTTAAGACATCCAGAGCATCCTGAACAATTAGAGGCCTCTCACGACCATTGAGTTGTGCATGCTTAGTCAGGAAATGTTCAACAAGAAGAGGAATATCATCCTTCCGCTCCCGCAAAGCCGGTAAGGAAAGAGGAATAACATTTAATCTGAAATAGAGGTCTTCTCTAAACTTGCCGGACTCGACACACGCCAGCATATGACGGTTCGTAGTTGCCACTACCCGAACATCCACTTTGATTGGATCCTTGCCCCCGACTTTATCAATTTCTTGCTCTTGCAGAACACGCAATAGTTTGGCCTGTAGCGGAAGGGCCATTTCGCTGATTTCATCCAGTAGAATCGTACCGGTGTGGGCTTGCTCAAATTTTCCACGGTGATCTTGGTTTGCACCAGTAAAGGAACCCTTCTTGTGTCCGAAGAGCTCACTTTCAAGCAGCGTATCTGGCATTGCTGCACAGTTCACAGCTACAAAAGGTTTGTTCGCACGTTCTGAGTTATTGTGGATATACTGAGCTAACAATTCCTTACCAGTTCCGCTCTCGCTCTGAATGAGAATCGTCGCCTTGCTACGTGAAACGTTGCGTGCAACCTCCAGCAGAGATTTCATCGCAGCATTTTGGGTGACGATTTCCTTCATATCACTGTTCGTTTGCTTACGGGCACCCCCCCCAGTAGGAGCAGCAGATCCCTTATCCTCTGTGGGACGCAACATGATGGGGCCCTTGTTGTCCTGATAAGCCAGTGCTCGTTCAACAATGAAAATAAAATTCTCAAAGTTGAAGGGCTTCACGATGTAGTCGAAGGCACCATGCTTCATTGCTTCCACAGCAGTCTCAATCGTACCATAGGCCGTTGCCATGATCACAGGCTTATAAGGCTCTAAGCCTTTGATATCCTTTAGTAGTTCCAAACCACTGCGCTTGGGCATCGTCATATCCGTGATGACCAGCGAGTATTCATTGTTCTTGAATTTTTTGAGGGCATCGATTGCATTATGCGAAAGCTCAACCGGATACCCACAGTGTTTGAGGGTCTCCGACATAGCAATCCGCATTTCGACTTCGTCGTCTACAATCAGGATGGGATGCGAAACCATATTGCTTCCTTTCAATAATGGACTCGTTCTTTGGGGAGGGTTGACGTGGGTTCATCCACTGGGATTTCTTCATCATCGTGGGCCACTGGGAACAACAAGGTGAAGCAGGTTCCCTGATCTACTTCACTTTCCACGTCGATGATCGCTCCATGCGATTCAATGATGTTATGAACAATTGCAAGGCCCAATCCGGTACCTCTTTCCTTAGTACTGAAGAAAGGATCGAAAATGCGCTTGCGCACTTCTTGTGACATGCCCGTGCCAGTATCTTCGATGGACACTTGCAACAAAGACATGCCATGTCGACGTTGAGAGAGCGGAACATGAGTGAATCGCTCTAGCATCTTGCGGTTGTCAGTCAGCACATTTCTGGTTGTCAGGCGAATTTCACCTTCTTCAACCATTGCCTGGATCGCGTTAATTAGAATGTTATGAAAGACTTGTTTGAGAAGTTCAGCTTCACCGCGAATCTTGGTGTTGGTCGCCAGGAAATCAGTCCGCATTTCGACATCATTGTATTCAACCAACTGCTCAAAAAAACTTAGATTTTCTCGAAGAAATTTGTGAAGGTCAATCACTTCTCTAGCAACTGGCCTCGGTTTTGTGTACTCCAACAAGTTCGAGATGATGTGATTCATGCTCTGAACCGCTGAAGAAATGTGATGAACCAGTTGTTGTGAAGAATCGCTTTGAACTTCTTTACGCAGCAGAGAGGTGAATAACTCAATGCTTCCCAGAGGATTACGAATTTCATGCGCGATACTGGCGGCCATTTGCCCCATTCCTGTGAAGCGATTTTTTCTCTCCGCTTCTTCTTCCAGT
This region includes:
- a CDS encoding sigma-54 dependent transcriptional regulator; this encodes MVSHPILIVDDEVEMRIAMSETLKHCGYPVELSHNAIDALKKFKNNEYSLVITDMTMPKRSGLELLKDIKGLEPYKPVIMATAYGTIETAVEAMKHGAFDYIVKPFNFENFIFIVERALAYQDNKGPIMLRPTEDKGSAAPTGGGARKQTNSDMKEIVTQNAAMKSLLEVARNVSRSKATILIQSESGTGKELLAQYIHNNSERANKPFVAVNCAAMPDTLLESELFGHKKGSFTGANQDHRGKFEQAHTGTILLDEISEMALPLQAKLLRVLQEQEIDKVGGKDPIKVDVRVVATTNRHMLACVESGKFREDLYFRLNVIPLSLPALRERKDDIPLLVEHFLTKHAQLNGRERPLIVQDALDVLTNYNWRGNVRELENVVERAMLLCNGNEILPHHLLMHSQMGSRTINEDLASATASTPSRVSSPAVVATETIVDSNSNPVNGPLGIEVGMSMKEAEKKLIFETLKETGGNRTHASRILGISIRTLRNKLNEYREEGEVFEFEAD
- a CDS encoding ATP-binding protein, coding for MGNEKRQLAPLTYELPDPSQFLVLDPEEETLDAQLLVQGFEAFNQATQKLQDYYRGIEQKVDELNSELARKNRELEQNLLEKDRVKSHLNNIFESSALGIVVTDLQGEVLSVNQKALRLLDKMAEEVRGLRLNEVLGERVLPLKLTPEFMQSLQQGQEQEMTLRGGAGLSRQLRLHLSLMKSDQNEWLGLIVNIQDITDLRKLEEEAERKNRFTGMGQMAASIAHEIRNPLGSIELFTSLLRKEVQSDSSQQLVHHISSAVQSMNHIISNLLEYTKPRPVAREVIDLHKFLRENLSFFEQLVEYNDVEMRTDFLATNTKIRGEAELLKQVFHNILINAIQAMVEEGEIRLTTRNVLTDNRKMLERFTHVPLSQRRHGMSLLQVSIEDTGTGMSQEVRKRIFDPFFSTKERGTGLGLAIVHNIIESHGAIIDVESEVDQGTCFTLLFPVAHDDEEIPVDEPTSTLPKERVHY